From one Thamnophis elegans isolate rThaEle1 chromosome 7, rThaEle1.pri, whole genome shotgun sequence genomic stretch:
- the LOC116511713 gene encoding A-kinase anchor protein 3-like, translating into METEDTGSPTRGRKKLMSENIDWLQSQSGLCKVERYTPGEEKEEEKEQQNWTTDSAKLFQQTSSDPLKVLSRLRQDLEKPDVGVPDALNASNNARRARTRDPSEGRQTLPKRNVRSPAPYNTCDEEFSLNVSSNKGSPNFHLSMKAGCQKEPKDEESEGSSSPNPNPDPDEVSFYCNRLSNLAIAMARKEMNDRSESNPTCIHNTLFAAAGDHGHRSIGVGTEDTKHSPTKMCECRYEESPTTKKKTTIYYKEENTEVPNKSEPQRDEGKGFHHRKRFGPDEYNNSLSKGILVYANNVVSDMMVSVMKTMKVKVNDSNIACAVLKKVLLKHSKEVVSDLIDSCMKNLHDVTGTLMTDSDFVSAVKRSLFTQGSQKASEIVQAMLNRLHNALIVQKQVSEKAKSQSMAFATIKTGRGTDTKTQNMRFSAAKSETMKDKEMTCAETVGNHIIKEGLNMWHQKQHQDPTGTTTTMPPKPMPTQEIPDLANLTTDSWARDLIVTALLLIQYHLVQQENAMKDGVEGGRSSKAGGGLGFLAQDKGLGSLKLSDTLKQCEDEQLGMNAENDMSSVVVMLIQKLINETVNKLGGNPGALMPDEAIQNAFKAPEGLSSLGHCDMDHSYEDAIAGLTKMILDQCDAKKEGGSGPFVDKLVDTVTKLCLMIAKYSNPESGLGELGDGEEMSGGFYSKCSGNPESRAESGEDTPTGRKVVVANQSAPESIHNKQLQAILQWVAASQLNVPMLYFMDDDEETLNKLQQLSTVAVERNYSVGDVMQSVLKYEKERQLGEALGNFVRLPVLDWLLQNL; encoded by the exons ATGG AAACAGAAGACACTGGGAGTCCCACTCGTGGCCGTAAAAAACTG ATGTCAGAGAACATTGACTGGTTACAGAGTCAGAGTGGATTGTGTAAAGTCGAGCGTTACACACCCggtgaggagaaagaggaggagaaggagcaacAGAACTGGACG ACTGACTCTGCTAAGCTTTTCCAGCAAACTTCCTCTGATCCCCTCAAGGTCCTGAGCAGACTCCGGCAAGATCTGGAGAAGCCTGATGTTGGTGTCCCGGATGCGTTGAACGCCAGTAACAATGCCAGAAGGGCCAGGACAAGGGACCCGTCCGAGGGACGTCAAACCCTGCCCAAGCGTAATGTCCGTTCTCCGGCACCCTACAATACTTGCGATGAAGAATTCAGTCTGAATGTCAGTTCCAACAAGGGGTCTCCCAACTTCCACTTAAGCATGAAGGCCGGTTGTCAGAAGGAACCCAAGGATGAAGAAAGCGAAGGCTCCTCTTCGCCAAACCCCAATCCCGACCCGGATGAAGTCTCTTTTTATTGCAACAGGCTTTCCAACCTTGCCATCGCCATGGCGCGCAAGGAGATGAACGACCGCTCGGAAAGCAACCCCACCTGCATACACAACACGCTGTTTGCCGCTGCTGGGGACCACGGCCACCGCTCCATTGGGGTGGGGACCGAGGATACCAAGCACAGCCCTACCAAGATGTGCGAGTGCCGCTACGAGGAAAGCCCCACCACCAAGAAGAAAACCACCATTTATTACAAAGAGGAAAACACGGAAGTGCCCAATAAAAGCGAGCCTCAAAGGGACGAGGGCAAAGGCTTCCACCATCGGAAACGCTTTGGGCCTGACGAATACAACAACTCGCTGAGCAAAGGGATCCTGGTTTATGCCAACAATGTGGTTTCGGACATGATGGTCTCCGTGATGAAGACGATGAAAGTCAAAGTCAACGATTCCAATATAGCATGCGCCGTGTTGAAGAAGGTTCTGCTGAAACACTCCAAGGAGGTGGTGTCCGACCTGATTGACTCCTGCATGAAGAACTTACATGATGTCACCGGGACCCTCATGACCGATTCTGACTTTGTTTCCGCCGTGAAGCGAAGCCTCTTCACGCAAGGCAGCCAAAAGGCCTCGGAGATCGTCCAAGCCATGCTGAATCGCCTGCACAACGCTCTGATCGTGCAAAAGCAGGTCAGCGAGAAAGCCAAATCTCAGAGCATGGCCTTTGCTACCATCAAAACCGGCCGGGGCACCGACACCAAGACTCAGAACATGAGGTTCTCGGCGGCGAAATCAGAAACCATGAAAGATAAGGAAATGACCTGTGCGGAAACGGTCGGCAATCACATCATCAAAGAAGGTCTCAACATGTGGCATCAGAAGCAACATCAGGACCCTACAGGGACAACAACCACAATGCCCCCCAAGCCTATGCCAACCCAAGAAATTCCAGACCTTGCTAATCTTACCACTGATTCTTGGGCAAGAGACCTGATTGTGACGGCGTTGTTGCTGATACAATATCATCTGGTGCAGCAGGAGAACGCCATGAAGGATGGAGTGGAAGGGGGCCGATCCAGCAAGGCAGGTGGCGGCCTGGGCTTTTTGGCCCAAGATAAAGGCCTCGGCTCTTTAAAACTGTCCGACACTTTGAAGCAATGTGAGGATGAGCAGCTTGGGATGAACGCGGAGAACGATATGTCAAGCGTGGTCGTAATGCTGATCCAGAAGCTCATCAATGAGACCGTCAACAAATTAGGAGGAAATCCAGGGGCACTGATGCCTGATGAAGCAATCCAGAATGCTTTCAAGGCTCCTGAAGGCCTAAGTTCTTTGGGACATTGCGATATGGACCATTCTTATGAAGATGCTATAGCCGGACTGACCAAAATGATTCTGGACCAGTGCGATGCCAAGAAGGAAGGCGGGAGCGGCCCCTTCGTTGACAAACTGGTCGATACCGTCACTAAGCTGTGTCTGATGATTGCCAAATACAGCAATCCTGAGTCGGGACTTGGAGAACTCGGAGATGGAGAGGAAATGAGTGGAGGTTTCTATTCAAAATGCTCGGGAAATCCGGAAAGCAGAGCAGAGTCCGGAGAAGACACGCCTACCGGACGTAAGGTAGTTGTGGCTAACCAGAGCGCTCCGGAAAGCATTCACAACAAGCAACTCCAAGCCATTCTCCAATGGGTGGCAGCCTCTCAGTTGAACGTCCCAATGTTGTACTTCATGGATGATGACGAAGAAACCCTGAACAAG CTCCAGCAACTCTCCACGGTGGCTGTGGAGAGAAACTACAGCGTGGGAGACGTCATGCAATCTGTGCTGAAGTATGAGAAGGAAAGGCAGCTAGGAGAAGCCCTGGGCAATTTTGTGCGGTTGCCAGTCCTGGATTGGCTGCTTCAGAACCTGTAA